Proteins encoded together in one Sinorhizobium meliloti window:
- a CDS encoding sarcosine oxidase subunit beta, translating to MRYSALSILLNGLRGNRNWTPAWRQPDPKPHYDVIIVGGGGHGLATAYYLAKEFGIANVAVLEKNYIGSGNVGRNTTIIRSNYLLPGNNPFYELSMKLWEGLEQDFNFNAMVSQRGVLNLFHSDAQRDAYTRRGNAMRLHGVDADLLDRAAVRKMLPFLDFDNARFPIQGGLLQRRGGTVRHDAVAWGYARGADSRGVDIIQNCEVTGIRRENGRVTGVETNRGFVGCGKLALAAAGNSSQVAEMAGLRLPLESHVLQAFVSEGLKPFIDGVVTFGAGHFYVSQSDKGGLVFGGDIDGYNSYAQRGNLATVEHVAEAGKAMIPALSRVRVLRSWGGIMDMSMDGSPIIDRTPIDNLYLNAGWCYGGFKATPASGFCFAHLLARGAPQKTAAAFRLDRFERGFLIDEKGQGAQPNLH from the coding sequence ATGCGCTACTCAGCACTTTCCATCCTCCTGAACGGTCTGCGCGGCAACCGGAACTGGACGCCGGCATGGCGCCAGCCCGACCCGAAGCCCCATTACGACGTGATCATCGTCGGCGGCGGTGGCCATGGCCTGGCGACGGCCTACTATCTCGCAAAGGAATTCGGCATCGCCAATGTCGCGGTGCTGGAAAAGAACTATATCGGTTCGGGCAATGTCGGCCGTAACACGACCATTATCCGCTCGAACTACCTGCTCCCCGGCAACAATCCGTTCTACGAGCTCTCCATGAAGCTCTGGGAGGGGCTGGAGCAGGATTTCAACTTCAATGCCATGGTCTCGCAGCGTGGCGTTCTCAACCTCTTCCATTCCGACGCTCAGCGCGACGCCTACACGCGGCGCGGCAATGCGATGCGGCTGCACGGGGTGGATGCGGACCTTCTCGATCGGGCGGCAGTGCGCAAGATGCTGCCCTTCCTCGATTTCGACAATGCCCGCTTCCCCATTCAGGGCGGGCTCCTGCAGCGCCGCGGCGGCACCGTGCGTCACGATGCCGTCGCCTGGGGCTATGCCCGCGGCGCAGACAGCCGCGGCGTCGACATCATCCAGAATTGCGAAGTGACCGGGATCAGGCGGGAAAACGGGCGCGTCACCGGCGTCGAGACCAACCGCGGCTTCGTCGGCTGTGGAAAGCTGGCGCTGGCGGCGGCCGGCAATTCCTCGCAGGTCGCCGAAATGGCCGGATTGCGCCTGCCGTTGGAGAGCCACGTGCTCCAGGCCTTCGTGTCGGAAGGCCTGAAGCCCTTCATCGACGGCGTGGTCACGTTCGGCGCCGGGCATTTCTACGTTTCGCAATCGGACAAGGGCGGCCTGGTCTTCGGTGGCGATATCGACGGCTACAATTCCTATGCCCAGCGCGGCAACCTCGCGACCGTGGAACACGTGGCGGAAGCCGGCAAGGCGATGATCCCGGCCTTGTCCCGTGTGCGCGTGCTGCGTTCCTGGGGCGGCATCATGGATATGAGCATGGACGGCTCGCCGATCATCGACCGCACCCCGATAGACAATCTCTACCTGAATGCCGGCTGGTGCTATGGAGGGTTCAAGGCCACTCCCGCCTCGGGATTCTGCTTCGCCCACCTTCTCGCCCGGGGCGCGCCACAGAAGACCGCCGCAGCTTTTCGTCTCGACCGTTTCGAGCGCGGCTTCCTCATCGACGAAAAGGGACAGGGCGCTCAGCCCAACCTTCACTGA
- a CDS encoding GlxA family transcriptional regulator, with amino-acid sequence MTASSDSKNVQRIGFLLVRNFALMSYASATEPLRAANLLAGRPLYQIVPLAQGGGTVSSSSGLSVGCADLESEAEACHTVFVCAGGEPTDWADTSASHTTLRRLSRLGIRVGGISSGAFVLAAAGLLDSRDFTIHWEHAPALKEAFPHLNPRHARFVLDGGIATCGGGVAPLDMMHAMIAERLGTDFARRVSDWYLHAAVAEPAAPQRGSAAERFGTNHPALLAVLEKMETAIERPLDRTVMARLAGVSPRHLDRLFREHRGAGFLDTYREIRLRHARRLLQQSPLSIPEIAYATGFSSPAHFSNAFKRLFSETPGSLRRRNGS; translated from the coding sequence ATGACAGCATCTTCCGACAGCAAGAACGTGCAGAGGATCGGATTTTTGCTGGTGCGCAATTTTGCCCTGATGAGCTACGCGTCGGCGACGGAGCCCCTGCGTGCGGCCAATCTTCTTGCCGGCCGGCCGCTCTACCAGATCGTCCCGCTTGCGCAGGGAGGAGGGACCGTCTCTTCATCCTCCGGGCTGTCGGTCGGCTGTGCGGATCTGGAGAGTGAAGCGGAAGCCTGCCATACCGTCTTCGTTTGCGCGGGCGGAGAGCCAACCGACTGGGCGGATACGTCTGCATCCCACACGACGCTCCGGCGGCTCTCGCGCCTCGGTATTCGCGTCGGCGGCATATCGAGCGGAGCCTTCGTGCTTGCCGCTGCGGGACTGCTCGACAGCCGCGACTTCACCATTCACTGGGAGCACGCGCCTGCGCTGAAGGAAGCATTTCCCCATCTCAACCCGAGACATGCGCGCTTCGTGCTGGACGGTGGAATTGCCACCTGCGGCGGCGGGGTGGCGCCGCTCGACATGATGCATGCGATGATCGCCGAACGCCTGGGAACCGACTTCGCCCGCCGGGTCAGCGACTGGTATCTGCACGCGGCCGTCGCCGAGCCGGCGGCGCCGCAGCGCGGTTCGGCCGCAGAGCGGTTCGGTACCAATCATCCCGCCCTGCTTGCGGTTCTCGAGAAGATGGAAACGGCGATCGAACGGCCGCTCGACCGGACTGTCATGGCGCGTCTGGCCGGGGTGAGCCCGCGGCATCTCGACCGGCTTTTCAGGGAGCATCGCGGTGCCGGCTTTCTCGACACCTACCGGGAGATCCGGCTGCGGCATGCCCGCCGGCTCCTGCAGCAGAGCCCGCTCTCTATCCCGGAGATCGCCTACGCCACGGGCTTTTCGAGCCCCGCACATTTTTCGAATGCGTTCAAACGCCTGTTTTCGGAGACTCCGGGAAGCCTGCGCCGCCGCAACGGTTCATGA